A window of Bacteroidota bacterium contains these coding sequences:
- the mreC gene encoding rod shape-determining protein MreC, whose translation MRTLFAFIRKQYFFFLFISLELIAVLLLISHNPYPHTKIINSTNIITGKVNAMQAAVSDYFYLKKANQALADENARLRNILKTSFLLSDTNEYVFLDTNFRFIPARVISNSTQRRNNYLMIDKGRKHGLQEEMGVISPSGLTGIVIEVSENFSTVMSLLHQDARFSATIRKNGQLANIVWDGYDYRYATLLDIPNHIKLEEGDTVQTSGFSFFFPAGITIGTVEELQSGSTENLNRATIRLSVDFNSLYQVYVVKNLMSPEQRNLLKQQENE comes from the coding sequence AAACAATACTTTTTCTTTCTTTTCATTTCCCTGGAATTGATAGCCGTCCTCCTGCTTATCAGCCACAACCCATATCCACATACCAAAATCATCAACTCTACCAATATCATCACAGGTAAAGTAAATGCAATGCAAGCCGCTGTCAGCGATTATTTCTATCTTAAAAAAGCCAACCAGGCCCTGGCCGATGAAAACGCCCGACTCAGAAATATTCTGAAAACCTCCTTCCTTCTCTCAGATACTAACGAATATGTTTTTCTCGATACCAATTTCAGATTCATCCCTGCCCGCGTGATAAGCAATTCCACCCAACGCCGTAATAATTATTTAATGATCGACAAAGGAAGAAAACATGGCTTGCAGGAAGAAATGGGTGTGATCTCACCTTCCGGACTGACCGGCATCGTTATCGAGGTCTCTGAAAATTTTTCTACCGTAATGTCTCTGCTTCACCAGGATGCCCGTTTCAGCGCAACGATCAGGAAAAACGGACAGCTTGCCAACATTGTGTGGGATGGTTACGATTACCGCTATGCAACTCTTCTTGATATCCCCAACCATATTAAACTGGAAGAGGGAGATACAGTGCAAACCAGCGGGTTTTCCTTCTTTTTCCCGGCAGGTATTACAATCGGAACCGTAGAAGAATTGCAATCGGGCTCAACTGAAAATCTTAACCGGGCAACAATCAGATTATCAGTTGATTTTAATTCTCTATATCAGGTTTATGTTGTTAAGAACCTTATGAGCCCGGAACAACGCAACTTATTGAAACAACAGGAAAATGAATAG
- the mreD gene encoding rod shape-determining protein MreD: MNRQVIKYSFVFILLILFQVLILNNIRLNGYINPYFYVLFIIILPFQTPKWLFLISGFILGLIIDIFMHSVGIHTAATTFMAFLRPGVIRFLTGNREIEPEMKPCIRDMGFSWFFMYSLILVFFHHLVLFYLEVFRMDEFFKTLGMVVFSTILTLIMIILNEYILRRRK, encoded by the coding sequence ATGAATAGGCAGGTCATTAAATATAGTTTTGTTTTTATTCTACTTATCCTGTTTCAGGTATTGATACTCAACAATATACGATTAAACGGTTATATCAACCCTTACTTTTATGTCCTTTTTATCATTATCCTGCCCTTTCAAACCCCGAAATGGCTGTTTCTGATCTCCGGATTCATTTTAGGGCTTATAATTGATATCTTCATGCATAGTGTTGGAATACATACAGCCGCAACCACTTTCATGGCTTTTCTTCGGCCGGGTGTGATACGTTTTCTTACAGGAAACCGGGAAATTGAGCCGGAAATGAAACCCTGCATACGAGATATGGGCTTTTCCTGGTTCTTTATGTATTCCCTGATACTGGTATTTTTTCATCATTTAGTACTTTTCTATCTGGAGGTTTTCAGGATGGATGAGTTCTTCAAAACTTTGGGAATGGTTGTTTTCAGTACCATTCTGACATTGATCATGATTATCCTCAATGAATATATTTTAAGAAGGAGGAAATAA